The window CCAATGAAGCCAAAAAGAACTTCACCAAAATAGTACAGAAGAAACACCATCTATAAAGATTGCTTCATTTATTACACTGTCATACTCATACCCAAAACCATATATTCAAGTTTCAATCCTTTATTCTCATTGTAATTTAAGGGCCCCCTAATCTTGAAAGATCCAAGACCCAACAAGACCCAACATCTCTGTCTCCAAACCAAGAATGGCTAGAATGACAAATGAGAGTAAACAACAGAAAGATCAAGTAACTGAAGCTGATTTCTGATCCTAAGATCTAAAGCCAATTAAAGCTCCAATCAACAAATTCGTGCACTTGGAGTGCAAATGCAAATGTGGAAAGTGTAGCCAGATTTGGAAAGTGCATCAAAGACAAGAAATACAAACAAAGAAAAAGAACGCCAACTTGTTTAAAACAGATCCAATCTTCACTACCCATCTAGATGCAAGTTCCAAATCAAAAGTTTGCAGGGTCACATTGTACTACAAATGCATAAAGAAACAGGCTTTGATTTGAAAGAGACTTACTTTGAGTAGCAGCAGAAACAGAGACAACAAGAAGAGAAGCCAAAAGAACCCATGTGGTCATTGCCATTGCTACTCTTCTTTGCTTCTGTTGCAAACTCTCAAGAGACGGAGAGAAAGAAGGCGAGGTGGGTCGTTTGGTGTCTCAGTGAAGCAATGTGTCGGCTTAACTTTTGAGCTTTACCAAAATGGACAGCTATCATTTCCTCTCTTTTTTATTTGCTTATTTCAGAAGACAGAGAGAGACGCAGCAACCAGAAAAGTAGTGGTAGTTACATGGGGGCGGATAAGTCATTTCCACCATAAACCAAACAGATAAGTCCCAAGCTTCGCCTGGATGGTTTCTAAGTTGGGCAATGGCTACACTGAGCTCCACTGCGCATGTTAGCACCAACCCCTTCAGTTCATCAACCGTGTCTATTAAAGTACACAAGTTCCGGCCAGTGAGGTGCGCACTGTCACCCCCAAATTGGCGGGAAAGCAGGCGATTGGTCTCCGTTTCCCTCTCTCTCGTTCTCTCGCATTTGTTCTTCGTCCCTGATAGTACGTCTCTAAATCTCTAGTCATCATTACTCTATCTGGTAATTTGCAACGACCCGAAGCTTTAATTACTTATCTTTTGCATGATATTATCAAAAATTATTTGCTGCAGATGCTGTTGCTGGAGGCTTTGATAAATACGTGAAAAGGTAACGAATTTCATCGGTTGGTACTTTGTCACTTAATACATTATGTGACCACCTAATTTTGCCAAAATTGATGTACCAGGAAAAAGCTTGATCCCCTTGAGGCTTATGTATCACCGGTTATATTGACCCAGTTACAAATCAAGGACTTGGGTAATTTCCCTTTTCCTCGTCTTTTATTGCTTGGCCAATGAGTTGTTGACTTGTTGTGCACTTGTGCTTATCATGGTTGACGATTCACTATGCACTTTGTGAGGAATTTATGTATCTACACCATTGTGACATTTAGTGATTGTTGATGAAGTTTTGTGCTTATATGATCTTTTCATTTGTGTAGAGAAATCTCTGGAAGGTGATCAGCCGCAGTATGCTACCTGTAGGTCTCTGCTACGCTCTGGCCCTGCAGCGTCTCTTCGTGTTAATATCAGAGCTGTAAGTTTAGGATTCATGGAGTTGTTGGTTACTGTGATGCTGCTTTACTGTTTCAAATTTGATGCGTTGTCTACTTGTCTTCCTACATTTCAAAAAGATAGAGTAGCTTTGTGTTGTGTTGTCACTTGCTAGATTTAACTAAAATGGCTCTAAGCCCTTGCCTCATGCCTCAACTCACATGTTTGTGGATGATATGAGGGATTTCCCTTGTACAAATCTGGCTAACTTTTCCAACAAATACTAGGAGGAAGCTTATTTCACAGTTGCTTTCATGGCAGTTTATAGTATGCAACTATGCATAGAGTGCTAAGAGCTTTGGGAATTTTCTTCGGAACTGTAGGTGGCACAATATGCTTCAGACAGTGGAGATGGGAAAACTGCTTCTACAAGTGTTGATCAATGTCTCAGGTAATATCAATTTCTTGACCATTGTCGGATTTCAACGCTGTCTTTCTTGTGTTCTCCGATGAATCCGCCGTTGGTTTGTGAGAGCTACCTAACTTGAAATGCTACCTCTTTCAAATTTCTGAAGGGGACAAAACTATTTTGAAAATATGCCATTTTGAAAATATGGCCCCACAAGAACGTCAACAAATTGATATGGTTGAATTCAACTGACTTTTATTACCTGTGAAATTTCACCTTGAAGGGCCTTGGAGGAACTAGATAACTTGCTTTTACGCGCTACAAGAAATGACCCAGGAGCTTCAGTCAAGTCAATGAAGACACAGACCAATACTGCCCTTAATGCATTGGACAGGTACAGAGTTGCCTTACTCTTCCTCTGTTCTGTGACCTGAAACATTATACATTATCCCCATCTTCGTCTTTGCCTTCTATAGTTCATACTTTTAATCTTTTGTATATACCAGAGCCACATTTCTGAAAACTGACCATCCTTTCTGCAGCCTCCTCAAAACTGTGCCTTCAGACGTGCTAGACAAAGGGAAAGTTGCAGCTGATTCTTATAGGAGCTCATTAGAGAATGCTGATGTTGATATCTCAGACCCAGAACTGAGGGAATTGCAATCCATATTATGAACTCATCACCTATGAGATTCTCCAGACAGCATGGGTGCATTGTAAACTTCCCCTTTTTTTCATATCTCATCAACACATACAATCAAGTACAAGTACAAGGCTTGCATCCAAACTCAACAAGTAGAGGAAAGTGTCCCATGTTGTAAATATTCTGGTTAAATAATTTTACGAGTACCATAGTGCGCGGACATATAGCTTTGAACAAAGGTGAATAAATAAGTAGAATTGGAGAATATAAATCATGAACAAGAAATATCAGAAACAAATTTATAGTATCATCAAGTAAAGACACAAATGTAGTACCCTATACAAACAAACACAGAATTCAGGTTGTTTTGAATCTAGCCCGATCTGGAAAATTGCATTGAAACAAACAAACAATCATACAACTCAGGTAAACTTATTGTACGACTACATAAGACGCCCACAGCTGCTACCTATATTCTCAAAAGCGAACGCAACTGAAATAGATGAAATCATTTACATAGAATCACTGATCGATGCCAGATCTGTTTGCTGAGCAGATAACTTGTAAATTGTCCGAAAGGGACAAGATGCATTTCTGCTCTTGCTCATGACTGTGGTGACAGGCTGCTAAAGATGCGCTTCAGACTTGGGCACGCTGCACGTAACCTCCCCATGCTTAACGGACATATCTGTCGCCAACAGCAAAAGTCAGTATAGAATTCCATTGAAAGGAAAAGGTTTTTCTCATTATTAGCACACAGAGCAATTGAAGTTTGCACTGACCTTGGGACAAAAACGAACATCAAGAGTCTCCAGCATGGTACAGTTTGATATCGCAGCTTCAACTGCTGCTTCATCCATGTTGCAAGACTAAGAAAAATTCCCAGGAAGAAAGTGATATCAAAAAACGGCAAATCAACAAACAAAAGTCCTTGAAAATAATGGAAGGACAAACCAAAAATAATATATATAAACCAGATAAAAGAAAAAAGAGATGTGTTAGATTTCCAGTGTTCAGTGAGTGTTGCATATAAAATAAAATAAAAAGTTAAAAACAAAGGAAAAATAAAAAGTTATAGTCAACCTAAAAGTGACATGCATAAGAGGCAAAATTGCAACACATACCTGAAGGAAGAGACTAGTCAATTTTGGACAGTCGAGCTTTAGAACTTCCAAAGAATAACAATTGCTGATTAAAGACACAAATAGTGAGATAAAGAGAGCATAAGGAAACAATTAAGGACTAACCATGCAAAGAGAACTTTTCAAAGAGAACAAAAGTACCTCAGATTAAGAAAGCATAGGTTGAAACAAGCAACTTCTACGTCCTTCAAATTTGCAGACAGAGAAAGGTTCAATGAAGTCAAATGTAAACAACCTGCTGCAACTGGAATGTGAACTTTCCTGATATTTGGACAACCCACACAGTTGAGATTCTGCAGCAGCCGGTTTCCACACTCAACTGGGTCATGGACATATTCAAGTGAAAACATGCCAGATGGGACGATACTAGGCGTTACGGGAGGCTGCCTGACACTGCTACCCCAGTTCAGGTCATGCATGTTCACACAGCCATTCAAGCTCACATGGGTTAAGTGTGTACAGAAAGATAAAAGCTCTTCAATAGCAGACTGACAAAGGGTTCCATAAGACAAATCCAATTCCTGGAGAGCTGGAAGAGCCCCTTCCTTGTAAAGAGGCTCCAGGGATGAATCAGATAGATACTTGCATGCTTGTAATTTTAAAACCTGAAGATGAGGACAAAAATA of the Fragaria vesca subsp. vesca linkage group LG6, FraVesHawaii_1.0, whole genome shotgun sequence genome contains:
- the LOC101300162 gene encoding uncharacterized protein LOC101300162, producing MATLSSTAHVSTNPFSSSTVSIKVHKFRPVRCALSPPNWRESRRLVSVSLSLVLSHLFFVPDNAVAGGFDKYVKRKKLDPLEAYVSPVILTQLQIKDLEKSLEGDQPQYATCRSLLRSGPAASLRVNIRAVAQYASDSGDGKTASTSVDQCLRALEELDNLLLRATRNDPGASVKSMKTQTNTALNALDSLLKTVPSDVLDKGKVAADSYRSSLENADVDISDPELRELQSIL